The Tardiphaga alba genome includes a window with the following:
- a CDS encoding TetR family transcriptional regulator yields the protein MAAQPSPSQASVRHPVGKNPTADKLLLAASELMISSNSIEVSLSEIAQQSGVNAALVKYHFGNKEGLLLALLERDAATEMTNLEFLLAQPISATAKLRLHIGGIIKAYNQSPYMNRLIHYLLHESSDKSADEVSKFFVGPLLSFHRRLLAAGHKAGEFRVVDPVLFYTSLIGACDNLFFSRHAMSRAIGVGPVTDDVCRAYVAHLEMLLLDGMLTNKKAGAKAR from the coding sequence ATGGCAGCTCAACCCAGCCCATCCCAGGCGTCAGTGCGTCACCCGGTCGGCAAGAATCCGACCGCGGACAAGCTTTTGCTCGCGGCGAGCGAGCTGATGATCTCCAGCAACTCCATCGAGGTGTCGCTGAGTGAGATTGCCCAGCAATCGGGCGTCAATGCTGCGCTTGTGAAATATCATTTCGGCAACAAGGAAGGTCTCCTGCTGGCGCTGCTCGAACGCGACGCCGCCACAGAGATGACCAATCTGGAATTCCTGCTGGCGCAGCCGATTTCGGCCACGGCAAAACTGCGGCTGCATATCGGCGGCATCATCAAGGCCTACAACCAGTCTCCTTACATGAACCGGTTGATCCACTATTTGCTGCATGAAAGCAGCGACAAGTCGGCGGATGAAGTGTCAAAATTCTTCGTCGGGCCGCTGCTGAGCTTCCATCGCCGCCTGCTGGCCGCGGGCCACAAGGCCGGCGAATTCCGCGTGGTCGATCCCGTGCTGTTCTACACCAGCCTGATCGGCGCTTGCGACAATCTCTTCTTCAGTCGTCATGCCATGTCGCGCGCCATCGGCGTCGGCCCGGTGACGGATGATGTGTGCCGCGCCTATGTGGCGCATCTCGAAATGCTGCTGCTCGACGGCATGCTCACAAACAAGAAAGCGGGCGCCAAAGCCCGCTGA
- a CDS encoding acetyl-CoA C-acetyltransferase: MAEAYIVAAARTAGGRKGGRLAGWHPADLAASVLNALVDRAGVDPALVDDVIMGCVGQGGEQAVNVARNAVLASKLPESVPGTSIDRQCGSSQQALHFAAQAVMSGAMDIVIASGVESMTRVPMGSPSILASKAGMGNYMSPNIQARYPNIQFSQFTGAEMVAQKYDLSKDHLDSYSYESHQRAIAATEAGRFKDEIVPLQITRADGSTDTHHIDEGIRFDATLAGIKGVKLINENGGRLSAASASQICDGASGVLVVNEKGLKQLGVKPLARIHHMSVMGGDPVIMLEAPLPATKRALEKAGMKIDDIDLFEVNEAFASIPTAWLKATGADPARLNVNGGAIALGHPLGGSGTKLMTTLVHALKQQNKRYGLQTMCEGGGMANVTIVERL, from the coding sequence ATGGCCGAGGCCTATATCGTCGCCGCCGCACGTACCGCAGGTGGCCGCAAGGGTGGCCGGCTGGCCGGATGGCATCCGGCAGATCTCGCGGCGTCCGTGCTGAATGCGCTGGTCGATCGCGCCGGCGTCGATCCCGCTCTGGTGGATGACGTGATCATGGGCTGCGTCGGCCAGGGCGGCGAACAGGCCGTCAATGTGGCGCGCAATGCCGTGCTCGCATCGAAATTGCCGGAAAGCGTGCCGGGCACCTCGATCGACCGCCAATGCGGTTCGTCGCAGCAGGCGCTGCATTTCGCGGCGCAGGCGGTGATGTCCGGCGCCATGGATATCGTCATCGCCTCCGGCGTCGAGAGCATGACCCGCGTGCCGATGGGCTCGCCCAGCATCCTCGCCTCCAAGGCCGGCATGGGCAATTACATGAGCCCCAACATCCAGGCGCGCTATCCGAACATCCAGTTCAGCCAGTTCACCGGCGCCGAAATGGTGGCGCAGAAATACGACCTGTCGAAGGATCATCTCGACAGCTACTCATATGAGAGCCACCAGCGCGCCATCGCGGCGACGGAAGCCGGACGCTTCAAGGACGAGATCGTCCCGCTGCAGATCACCCGCGCCGACGGCTCCACCGATACCCATCACATCGACGAAGGCATCCGCTTCGATGCCACGCTGGCCGGCATCAAGGGCGTCAAGCTGATCAACGAGAATGGCGGCCGCCTGTCGGCAGCATCGGCCAGCCAGATCTGCGACGGCGCGTCCGGCGTTCTCGTGGTCAATGAAAAGGGCCTGAAGCAGCTCGGCGTGAAGCCGCTGGCGCGCATCCACCATATGAGCGTGATGGGCGGCGATCCTGTGATCATGCTGGAAGCACCGCTGCCGGCGACCAAGCGCGCGCTGGAAAAGGCCGGCATGAAGATCGACGACATCGATCTGTTCGAGGTCAATGAAGCCTTCGCGTCGATCCCGACCGCCTGGCTGAAGGCGACCGGCGCCGATCCGGCACGGCTGAACGTCAATGGCGGCGCCATTGCGCTCGGCCATCCGCTCGGCGGCTCCGGCACCAAGCTGATGACTACGCTGGTGCATGCGCTGAAGCAGCAGAACAAGCGCTACGGCCTGCAGACCATGTGCGAAGGCGGCGGCATGGCCAATGTGACGATCGTGGAGCGGCTCTGA